The Ricinus communis isolate WT05 ecotype wild-type chromosome 8, ASM1957865v1, whole genome shotgun sequence sequence AATTGAATTATCATAAACACTCAGGAAGACtaagtttttaaattgttCGAGACGATTAGTGAAATGACCTGGTAAATGATTAGAAGACAAATTCAATAACTTTAATCTCTCTGGAGCACACtttgataaaatttcaaagaCCTCATTTATCTCTTGGCTCAATTTGTTGAATGACAAATCAAGTAACCTCAAATTGCAAAGATTTTTGGAGGCTATTGGAATTCCTCCTTCAAGACTATTACCTGACAAGTCAAGAAGATTGAGGGAAGTCAAATTACCAATAGCACTTGGAATGGAAGAATTGAAATTATTGTGAGATAAAACAAGTTTCTCGAGTGAGGTTAAGTTTAGAAGATGAATCGGAATTTCTTCAACAAAACTATTATTTGAAAGACAAAGAGAGGTCAACTTTTCAAGACTAAAAATCCAATGGGGCACTGACAGCCCAAGATTGTTCCTTGACAAATCAAGGATGGCGAGGGATGAAAAGTTGGCAGAAGGAAGTGGAGCTGGATTAACTTGGTAAAGTTGACACAATGACAAGTGTAGTTCAACAAGAGAAGGCAGTGTGTTTAACACATCAAACCAATCGATGGCTTTGCTAAGGTCCACACCACTCAAGGCGAGAAATTCCAGTGATGCAAGACCAGAAACCCAGTTTAAACTCTCCACATAAagagtataattattttcaaattgatcAACATTGATATTGAGGTATTGCAAATTTGAGAGATTTCCAAGCTGATGAGGAATCATTCCTCCAAATCCTGCACTAGAGAGGTCAAGAAATCTTAGACTTCCCATAGACCCAAGGAACCTGGGGATCTGACTTCCTTCAAAATTATTGTGGCTTAAGTCGAAGGATATCAAATGCTTCAGGTTTACCAAAGAATGACTAATCTTACCTCCAAACGCTGACCTTTCCCAGTATTCTTCATAGTCACCAGTGAAATTAGAGGCAGCGTAAGAAGGAGTTGAAAGTTGGAGTTCAATGACATGGCCGGTGAAATCATCACAAATGACTCCAAACCATGTACAACAGTCCGCATCATAACCCCAAGATGCAAGCCGGCGTGAAGGATCAGTGAGTCCATGCTTGAACATCAAAAGAGCTTCTTTCTCAATTTGATTGCAGCCACTAGCATTGAAGCAGAGGCCAACACTAATAATAGTTGTTGCCagaagaaacaaaaggaaaGGAAGTGCAACATGAACAGTCCTCATTGATCTTGTAATGACCATGCAAATGCTAAAGCTTAACTTATACTTGGAATGAGATGAACGTGGGAAATGCATGGAATAGTATTTATAATGTTTTACATGGAAAGCATTTGGGAGTCTCCTTTGATTTTCCACTCaccattctttatttcttgtcgTGTGTATTTGATTTTGGTGGAATAATTCGTGCAGTTTATCTGCTACTAgtgttttcatattaattcttgtgttatcattttattatgtatATGATTCACGctaattaaaagattatttgATATGTCAAATTATTACTTGCAATTTATAGACCGATATTTATACGAAATAAATCAAGGTGCATTGGTGGTTGAATATATATTCAGTAATTATATCTTAGtttcaaaaaagaattagttataatcttaaaattctagttataaataataaattatagtgtaaaagttattaattctattagatattaatcaaataaaaatagtaataataataataataataataataataattctgtTATTAAGATTAAGACATATTACAACTTGAAAGagtcaaatttattaaattatttaattttctaaaaaaaaaatttccaaataaataaaattttcattttcaagcgattataataatttttaaaaatttaaattcttatatataaattgaaaaatattaaacattctatctttctattttattttttatcaatttgatataacacctattatttttataaaattatctttaattttaaaatataaaaagataaatttataaaaaaaaaaaaaaaaaaaaagaactatcCAGGCATTAGTGGAATTGAATTAAGAGTTCACCACTCTTATAATGAAGTCAAGTATAGGAACTTTTTTAAATGTGACAGATAGTCATGTCAAGTCTACTCCACTAGTCTTGCTTTTTTGGCAATGCCAAGTAAATGATAATGGTGCTGTCATGGAATTTTCTTAGGGACATTCtccataaaaagaaagacttggagtttattatattttgtcgTCAATGTAATTACAGAAATCAATATTGtcataaattagaatttttctttggtttaTCAATGGTTGATATTGGCTAAGTAAAGGTGGTGAACGAGGAGTCATGAATTTCTTAATACTTGTCCAATTGTTGTTGCTTAATCCCttttgagttaattttagGAGATTAGacttattatatactaatttaacCATTTAGGGCGTGGAAAGAACACTAACCGTGCTTCATGCCTACTAAAAGGACTTTACTCTGATAGGTTAGACTTAATTTTTGTGAGTCAATGtttttgcatttctttttctcttttaatgtTCTCTCAGCAATGACATCATTACAAGCTAATTTTGTGGGTGGGCAGCAAAAGCATTCTTCCTTTCTGTACCTTTGCTCCATTGTAAAtcatataaaacaaaagaaaaatgagttgAATCATGCTTGCAAGGAATGAGTTGCTACCATCTCATGTGGGCTTGTTAATGTGGATTCTGTAAAAGTTTTGGGTTTGGGACAAACGGTACATGGGTTATCTGCCTAGGCCTAGAAGCCCTTGTGGTGGGACTGAGCTGCCTGTGGCTGTTGCAATGCATCCAAAACGTATAGCTTGGGATCGAGTCAGGGGCTATAGAGTGACTACAAACTGCAAGAGGTTTGCTGCTATGGAGGAGCTGCCGTAGCTCATGTTGAATGTGCATGTAGGGTTGTTGGGTACCTGCTATAATTTCACATGTATTTTAGTCTTATAtgacatatataattttgtgaATTGTGCTAATCATGATTCCTATTGTTTGCAATTTATACTTCTAGAGTTCCTGACTGTTGGGTTCTCCCACGTACTACTTAATGAAGAAAATAGGTAAATACAAACAGGAAGAGGCATATCTTCTTGAAAGAATTTAGCATTAATACAAAATAGTGTTACAAATATCATAGGATCAGTGATTTAAGGCAGTAGTTAAAGTAATCAGGATACGCAGGAGTTAATTTCTGATTTCATAGGGTTAAAGAAGTAATGTATAATCGGGTCGAGTGCCTGGTAATATTATACATCGGGCTTCTGCGTTGCATTCAATTTAGATCTCCATTCTCATTGAAAACAGAGCACTAAAAACAAAGGCCAAGTGACCTTGAGGAGCTCCACAACCAACAGTTTTGAACCATTGCTGCAATATCTCAAGTTCTATCAAGAAGTATAGGTATTTCTACCCGGCCTACTTTAGAACTactgaattaaattttattgatttgctGCAGAGCTCTCCATTAGAAAGGCAATCATCCAATAAATCTAAATCTCGTAACCTGATGGAAGATGCCATATGAAATCTAAATCTTGCCCTCATTTCAGTGGAGGAAGGTTGCAGCAAGCCTTCACATGTTCGAAATTTTTTTGGCAATAATTCTGAACCATGGAACCGATGGTAGAGTTTTGTGCTTCGCGCGCATTGATGAAGCCTCATGTTCCTCTCTTTCTAACATAAGTTAAAACTTGAGCGGAATTTTGAACTCAATTATGGATTTTCCTCAAGAAGCAGAGCATCTCGGTATTGCTCATGCGATTAGTAGCAACATAGCACGGAACATCAGTCAATTGGAGCTGGCTAGTGTCTCAGTGCATGGTTCAATCGTGTGAAGCCTGGTTTTTCTTGGGGAGAGTGGACTTGGATCAACTGGATGTGTTACTGTATATCATTGTTgacattcttcttcttttcttttctctcttacAAAAGTTCAAGTAGCCATGCCATCTTTGCAAATAATAAGCTAAAGCTTACAGCTAGCCTGCTTAATTAATGGCAGAATGGACACGTAATTACATCTTTATATATGGAAAAGTATGCTATTTGTAACCTGAGAAGGTGGCTAGATATATATGCAAGATTCACATTAAACGCCACCAACTTTTGTCCCACAAACTGTCCAGGAATCGAAAGTATACTTGCCTCCATCGTCTGTTCAAAACTAAAGGACCGAATGCACCCCAGAAGCCAACCACAAATCCAAGTGCCACGCTCACATAGAACCAATTCACTTCTTGACCATTTTGATCATCTCCTCTTCCATCTATAGTGCCTGGTAGTTCACTGTCTCCACTGCAATTCATTGTGACTGGtggtccacaaagttctttgTTGCCCTTGAAGCTGAATGAACTAAAGCTTTGTAGTTGAGTGCCGGTAGGGATTCTTCCGGTCAAGTTGTTGAAGGATAAGTTCAAAAAACTAAGAAATGTCAACTTGGCCATGCTCCGAGGGATTTCACCAAAAAGTTGATTTTGAGAGAAATCCAAAGATTCCAGTGATTCCATATCACCTATATCTGTAGGAATTCTGCCAGTCAATAAATTATGCGACAAGTTCAAAGATTGCAACCCTTTTAAGCTTATTGTTTCCTCTGGAATCTCTCCagacaatttattttttgagagaTCTATACTCCTTACGAATTTGAGAATGCTGCTATATCCATCCATCTTCCCTTTCATGACAAGGAACATGCTTTCATAAAATGGCCATGAAGAAGCATCTCCCTCTAGAAGCATACCTATGGAATCATCCCTGCTAACCATTGCACTGAAGTTGTTGAGACATTTTGGTATAGTACCAGAGAGATTGTTATCAGCAAGATCCAGAATGTATAAAGAACTCATCAGACAAAGCTTCTTAGGTACGTCGCCCTGAAACTTGTTTGAGCGAAGACTGAGAATAACTTGGAATATTTCCTACCAGTTGATTTTGACCAAGGTCAAGAGTGGACAATCCTGTGCAATTTCTGAGAGACGGTGGAATTTCGCCAGTGAGACTATTATTGCGAAGATGCAACGATTCAAGACGGCTTAAACCTCCAATAGACCTGGGAATAGTTCCACTCAAATTGTTATTGCTTAAATTTATGACCACCAGTCCATCCCAACTCATCCAACAATCTGGCAACTCTCCTGATAAATGATTGTCCCCAAGATCAAGAACTTCTAAGAATCTTAGCTCGTTCATCTTGTGACATAAGAACTTGGATATAGGTCCTGAAAATGAATTATTGGAAAGATACAATGCTCTCGCGTTGGAGTAGATGTATGGCAATGGACCCTGGAAACGATTTGAACTCAAGTCAATCAATTCGCCAGAGTATTCCCGGACTTGTTCTTGTGGAATTACTCCATGAATTTGATTGTGAGAGATATTTAAGTAACTCAAATTAGAAGAAAAGTTCCAGAACCAAAAAGGAATAGTACTTGCAATTCCTGAGTTTGACAAATTCAAATGATATAAAAACTTTAATGAATGGATTCAGTAGGGAAATTCAGGACCGAGATTCCACGACCCCAAATCCAAATAGTACAGATAAGGTGGTGGACTCCAATTAGGATCAACTCTCAACCTCAGTTGATTCCCAGAAGCATCAAATTTCCACAATTTTGTGAGTCTTGCAAAGTGACTTTCGGAAACATCACCCTTAATGAGTTATAAGAATGATCTACTGTTTCTAACTCTGCAAGTTCTCCAAAACTTAGAGGGAGAGTTTTATTCAAGTTGTTCTGAGAAAGGTCCAGGAGTTTCATGAATTTCAGATCTCCTATAGAGAGAGGAATTGGACCAGAAATGGAATTACCTGATAGAGAAAGATaggttaaatttttaaattgaccAAGATGATTGGGCAAATGACCAGATAATTGGCAATCAGATAAAAGTAGCTCCTCTAGCCTATTTGATACACATGGaagtaaaatcttaaaaatatcatttatctCTTGCCCTAGTTTAATCTTTTCCAAGTCAAGTGACCTTAAATTGCAGAACGATGCTGGAATACCTCCATTTAGTTCATTATAGGACAATTTAAGGCCAATGAGAGAAGTCATGTTCCCAAAGGCACTTGAGATTTTACCTTGCAAATTATTGTGAGCAAGGTTGAGGAACTCAAGACTGCTAAAACCATATAACCAACTGGGTATAGAAGAATTTAAATCATTACCAGATAGATCGAGTTCTCTAAGTGAAGTCATGTTTGAATAAGCTCTAGGACCCGATGTCCAAATCGATTGTTTGACAAATAAAGGACGGAAAGGGATGGAAAGGTAGCATTAAGAGATGGAGGAGTAAGATAAAGAGGAGACAAAGGTAATGTAATTCTACCAGGGAAGGGAGAGAGTTCGTCACCGTTAGCCAATCAGAAGCTTCAATAAACACATAACTTAAGTCCAAAAATTCTAGTGAAGAAAGATTAGAAAGCCAATGGAGATGTTCAGCGGACAGTCCAATATTATGAAGATCAAGAAAGTATAAATATGAGAGATTTCCAATCTGAGGAGGAACGGTGCCGAAAAAACCAGATAAACCAAGGTTAAGGAATCTTAAACTCACCATATTGCCAAGAAACTCGGAGATGCGAATTCGAAAACTGTTGTTGCTTAGGTCCAAGAACCTCAGATGCTTCAAGTTGAGCAAAGAAGGATTGATATTACCGCCAAACAAATAGTCGTAATAATCAACAGTGTTATTGGGGGAATAATATTCATCTTGAGAAAGACTTGCAAGATGGAGCTCAAGGACATGGCCTGTTGTCACAGGTAATTCCAGACCACCTACAACAGTCTCCATCACCAGGCCAGGAGGCAAGCCGGTTTGAAGTATCAGTCAGATCATTCTTGAACGTCAAAAGAGCCTCTCTTTCACTCTGAATGCAGCCAGCGCTGCTGAAGTTTCCTTGACAGAGGCCAGCATTAATCATAGTTGCTAGGAACAAAAACCGAAGGAAAGGGATTTCGAAAGTAGTgattctcatttttcttttcaggaaCTTGGTTAAATGCTATGAATGTTGGAGTATTTATTCTTGTGAAGACTGAAGATTTCCTGCTTATTGGTGCTTGATAACACCAACAACAAGTTTAATCTTCTCAGAAATGACCAGGATATGTCAGTGAGACTTTGGACGTTGACTGCCCCTTCTTGTGGAAATTTCCGATATCTTTAAGATTGGAGAGAGAAGTCCCAATTGCACCCAAAAGTGGGTTCTGCTAAATGTAGTTTCCCTGTTTAGTCAAATTCTGGTGTGAAGGGGTATCGCCTGTGGGATCCCACTGCCCACAAGGTTATAATCAGCAGGGATGTAATCTTcctagaaaataaattgaagggagaagatgattgcacttcaaaagaaaattcagagaCTATAACTATACAGGTGGAAAGAAAGTCtacagaagaagattcttctGAAGTAGCACCAGAGCACGAAGAGGAAGAACCAGTCGAGTTTGAAGAGTCAGCCGAAGTTGAAGAGTCAGAACTTGGAAAGGGAAAACGTATAAAATTTACACCAACCTGGCATAAAGATTATGATATAGGCAACAATATCGCATACTGTCTTCTAACTGAGGAAGGAGAGCCATCAACTCTCCAAGAAGCAATGAGCAGTTCAGATGCATCTCAGTGGATGGTAGCAATGCAAGAAGAGATGGAAGCTCTACATAAGAACAAGACTTGGGAGCTTGTGCCACTACCACAAGGAAGAAAGGCCATTGGCAACAAATGGGTCtttaagatcaaaagaaatagtgaTGATCAAGTGGAGCGGTTTCGTGCAAGAATGGTGGTGAAAGGATATGCTCAGAAGGAGGGGATTGACTTCAACGAAATATTTTCCCCTGTGGTTCGATTAACAACTGTTCGAGTAGTCTTGGCGATGTGTGCTACATTTGACTTACATCTAGAGCAGCTAGATGTGAAAACAACTTTTCTCCATGGAGATcttaagaaagaaatttatatgctccagccagaaggttttgaagaaaaaggaaagcggAACTTGGTTTGTAGGTTGAACAAATCTTTATACGGTTTAAAGCAGGCGCCGAGGTGTTGGTATAAGAGATTTGATTCCTTCATCATGAGCCTTGGATACAACAGACTTAATGCAGACCATTGTGCATATTTCAAGAGGTTTGGTAAAAGTGATTTTGTTATCTTACTGTtgtatgtagatgacatgttggtagCAGACCCCAACAAAGATCATATTGAAGAACTAAAGGCACAGTTGTCtaggaatttgaaatgaaggacTTGGTACCAGCAAACAAGATTCTAGGGATGCAAATTCACCGAGACAAAAACAATAGGAAGATTTGGCTTtctcagaaaaattatttgaagaaggtCTTCATGACGCTTCAATATGCAAGATTGTAAGTCAATTTCTACCCCACTTCCTGTTAGTTTCAAATTATCCTCCAGTATGAGTCCTAGCgttgaagaaggaaggatggaaaTGTCTCGAAAATCGTATGCATCGATGAGTGGGGAGTTTAATGTTCGCGATGATTTGTACACGACCGGACATTGCACATGCGATTGGGAGTAGTAAGTCGGTACATGGCGAATCCCCGGTAGAGAGCATTGGAATCTTCGTAAAGAGGATTCTAAGATATGTTAAGGGAACCTCGGATGTTGCATTATGTTATGGAGGATCGGACTTTATTATCAAAGGATATGTTGACTCGGATTATGCAGTGATCTTGATAAAAGCAAATCTACTACAGGGTATGTGTTCACACTTACCTGAGTTTGAGTCGGTATCAAACTGCGATCGGTTGTGGCTACATCAACAATGAGAATATGTAGCGGTACACAAGCTAGTAAGGAAGCGGTAtggttgaaaatgatgatggagGAACTCGGGCACGAACAAGAGTATATTCCTCCTGTTCGCGGATACGAGTGCCTGCATCTCGCAAGGAATCCAAACTTttcattcaaagtcaaagcaCATACGAGTCCAGTATCACTTCGTTCGTGAAAAAGTGGAAGAAGACACTGTGGATATGCAGAAAATTCATACTAAAGACAACCTAGCAGATTTTTTGACGAAGGCAGTTAACACTGACAAATTTATTTGGTGTCAATCCTCTAGGGGCCTGATAAAAGTATAAGCAGCATGGAAAGGCAAGGAAGAAAGAACGGTGTGAAGATCTGATTGATcctcaatcaaatcttcaaGTGGGAGATTGTTGATATTTGAGGAGCATtttctcccacattgctaaATTAACAATGTGGAGGTACTttccaagcctatataatagaggcctCACCTTGTTATTAAAGTATcccaaaataagagaaaaatattagagagttaagcaattatttttctcctattataaagagagaattttaatgttttctcctttataaatagagagtttgtaactcctattattttttcttatagtaaaattcttctatcattgcccgtggtttttatcctaatttgtttaggggTTTTCCACATATATCTGTGTgttctattgtgtattttgtctttctttatctttattttctcaaattattagctgtgattttgatctatcaggttcatatttttctacaaatatgcatgtgtttcacgctaaaagaaaaaaaagaagaaaaaaaagaatactcGATATATCATACAGTACCCAAATAGAATACTTATATCATCGTTTTCAGCAGATTATGATATGATCAATGACCCTAGCTGAGAAATTATGGGAGAAAAGGAGGCAACTGATCTCTGCTGAGAAACTATGGTCAGCTAATAAACCtaactaaatattaattctttattatcagaacattcttttcttgatcatcttttaCTTTATACTTTATGTGTCGATGGAGCGAAGTGGATCACAGGAAATGGAAAGATACTCGAACCCAAAATCAAGAGTTCATTTTTCGACATGTTCAAATGCTACAAACATGTCGTGCTTACTTTTGTTCTTGTTGTTGGCCCTGTCCAAGTTATGGACTGATGTACAGTAATACACCaaacaggaaaaagaaaaaatcaatgaAGAGGAACGtaagaaaactatttattttgttccttttctttttaagagaatttattttgttcttaGAGACTtgatttattgttattttaaatataaatttttaaatatttattgatgataaattacatttaataaaatatattttttaatatttatatacaaaattagtttctctatatatttttatgtttttagtaaatataaaatttatatttatattttacttatttttcttacgTTTCagtttctatatttttaaaaaatattgtttgaTCTTCAATTGACCTTTAATTGTGTCTTGTAACCTGCATGCATAACACTGAGGCTTACAATTTAACCATATTCCGAGTCTCATAGTTGAAGAGTTCTCAGGATATAAGAAACATCTGCCTATGCTAAACTTGCTATCGGGAAAGTAAACGACCCACCCTTAAATTACACAACAATTACAAAGCTATACAAAAGACACCCTCGCAACAAAAGCTGAAGCTCAACAAATTATGTAA is a genomic window containing:
- the LOC112533798 gene encoding LOW QUALITY PROTEIN: receptor-like protein EIX2 (The sequence of the model RefSeq protein was modified relative to this genomic sequence to represent the inferred CDS: inserted 3 bases in 2 codons; substituted 1 base at 1 genomic stop codon); the encoded protein is MTSLRELDLSGNDLNSSIPSWLYGFSSLEFLNLAHNNLQGKISSAFGNMTSLIGLKLSYNELNGGIPASFCNLRSLDLEKIKLGQEINDIFKILLPCVSNRLEELLLSDCQLSGHLPNHLGQFKNLTYLSLSGNSISGPIPLSIGDLKFMKLLDLSQNNLNKTLPLSFGELAELETVDHSYNSLXGDVSESHFARLTKLWKFDASGNQLRLRVDPNWSPPPYLYYLDLGSWNLGPEFPYXIHSLKFLYHLNLSNSGIASTIPFWFWNFSSNLSYLNISHNQIHGVIPQEQVREYSGELIDLSSNRFQGPLPYIYSNARALYLSNNSFSGPISKFLCHKMNELRFLEVLDLGDNHLSGELPDCWMSWDGLVVINLSNNNLSGTIPRSIGGLSRLESLHLRNNSLTGEIPPSLRNCTGLSTLDLGQNQLVGNIPXVILSLRSNKFQGDVPKKLCLMSSLYILDLADNNLSGTIPKCLNNFSAMVSRDDSIGMLLEGDASSWPFYESMFLVMKGKMDGYSSILKFVRSIDLSKNKLSGEIPEETISLKGLQSLNLSHNLLTGRIPTDIGDMESLESLDFSQNQLFGEIPRSMAKLTFLSFLNLSFNNLTGRIPTGTQLQSFSSFSFKGNKELCGPPVTMNCSGDSELPGTIDGRGDDQNGQEVNWFYVSVALGFVVGFWGAFGPLVLNRRWRQVYFRFLDSLWDKSWWRLM